One genomic window of Punica granatum isolate Tunisia-2019 chromosome 1, ASM765513v2, whole genome shotgun sequence includes the following:
- the LOC116214699 gene encoding uncharacterized protein LOC116214699 isoform X2 — METSMSIAGVARKIAVVGSGISGAVCASTLARNGISVTVFESGRGPGGRMSQRRETMEDGKELLFDHGAPCFTLSNATDVMSLVREWESRGLVAEWKVKFGSFDCLTNNFVDAEQEALKKRYVGVPGMNSICRSLCSEPGVECKFGVGVGKIEWLEKENLWRVMGLDGTNHGQFGGVLASDKNVVSSRFTNVTGRPPPLDLSPMPSLSVKVRDIPVSPCFALMLAFAEPLSSVPVKGFTFRNSKVLSWAHCDSSKPGRSTSSERWVLHSTREYAERIIAETGLTKPSQTTLTRVAEELFRELQSTRLDIPQPFFMKAHRWGSAFPLTSVAGEEKCLWDGTKKLAICGDFCVSPNVEGAIISGLAAASRFTETLSCL; from the exons ATGGAGACAAGCATGTCCATCGCCGGCGTTGCTAGGAAGATCGCCGTCGTCGGCAGTGGAA TATCAGGGGCGGTGTGTGCATCCACGCTCGCCAGGAATGGCATCTCCGTCACCGTCTTCGAGTCCGGCCGAGGCCCCGGCGGCCGGATGTCTCAAAGAAG AGAGACAATGGAAGACGGAAAGGAGCTCTTGTTCGATCATGGCGCTCCATGCTTCACCTTAAGCAATGCCACTGATGTAATGAGTCTAGTCCGCGAATGGGAATCCAGGGGTCTTGTTGCTGAGTGGAAAGTGAAATTTGGATCATTCGACTGCCTCACAAATAACTTTGTCGATGCAGAGCAG GAAGCATTGAAGAAAAGATATGTGGGTGTCCCTGGAATGAATTCTATATGTAGGTCACTCTGCAGTGAGCCAG GTGTGGAGTGCAAGTTCGGGGTTGGTGTTGGGAAGATTGAGTGGTTGGAGAAAGAAAACCTATGGAGAGTAATGGGCTTAGACGGAACAAATCACGGGCAGTTCGGGGGAGTGTTGGCATCGGACAAGAATGTAGTTTCTTCGAGGTTTACGAATGTAACAGGAAGACCTCCACCTTTAG ATTTAAGTCCGATGCCAAGTTTGTCAGTGAAGGTTCGAGATATTCCTGTTAGTCCATGCTTCGCCCTCATGCTAGCATTTGCAGAGCCCTTGTCCTCA GTACCAGTGAAGGGTTTCACATTCAGGAACTCCAAAGTTCTAAGCTGGGCTCACTGCGACAGCTCCAAACCAGGGCGATCCACATCTAG TGAAAGATGGgtgttgcactcgactcgggAGTATGCAGAGAGAATTATAGCCGAGACTGGACTAACAAAGCCCTCGCAGACAACGCTGACAAGAGTTGCAGAAGAACTCTTCCGAGAACTACAAAGCACGAGACTGGATATTCCCCAGCCTTTCTTCATGAAAGCTCATAGATG GGGCAGTGCTTTTCCATTGACTAGCGTAGCTGGAGAAGAGAAGTGTCTTTGGGATGGGACGAAGAAACTGGCCATCTGTGGAGATTTTTGTGTCAGTCCCAACGTCGAAGGAGCTATAATCAGCGGCTTGGCTGCAGCGTCAAGGTTCACTGAGACACTTAGCTGCCTATAG
- the LOC116214699 gene encoding uncharacterized protein LOC116214699 isoform X4, whose translation MSQRRETMEDGKELLFDHGAPCFTLSNATDVMSLVREWESRGLVAEWKVKFGSFDCLTNNFVDAEQEALKKRYVGVPGMNSICRSLCSEPGVECKFGVGVGKIEWLEKENLWRVMGLDGTNHGQFGGVLASDKNVVSSRFTNVTGRPPPLDLSPMPSLSVKVRDIPVSPCFALMLAFAEPLSSVPVKGFTFRNSKVLSWAHCDSSKPGRSTSSERWVLHSTREYAERIIAETGLTKPSQTTLTRVAEELFRELQSTRLDIPQPFFMKAHRWPIHRGSAFPLTSVAGEEKCLWDGTKKLAICGDFCVSPNVEGAIISGLAAASRFTETLSCL comes from the exons ATGTCTCAAAGAAG AGAGACAATGGAAGACGGAAAGGAGCTCTTGTTCGATCATGGCGCTCCATGCTTCACCTTAAGCAATGCCACTGATGTAATGAGTCTAGTCCGCGAATGGGAATCCAGGGGTCTTGTTGCTGAGTGGAAAGTGAAATTTGGATCATTCGACTGCCTCACAAATAACTTTGTCGATGCAGAGCAG GAAGCATTGAAGAAAAGATATGTGGGTGTCCCTGGAATGAATTCTATATGTAGGTCACTCTGCAGTGAGCCAG GTGTGGAGTGCAAGTTCGGGGTTGGTGTTGGGAAGATTGAGTGGTTGGAGAAAGAAAACCTATGGAGAGTAATGGGCTTAGACGGAACAAATCACGGGCAGTTCGGGGGAGTGTTGGCATCGGACAAGAATGTAGTTTCTTCGAGGTTTACGAATGTAACAGGAAGACCTCCACCTTTAG ATTTAAGTCCGATGCCAAGTTTGTCAGTGAAGGTTCGAGATATTCCTGTTAGTCCATGCTTCGCCCTCATGCTAGCATTTGCAGAGCCCTTGTCCTCA GTACCAGTGAAGGGTTTCACATTCAGGAACTCCAAAGTTCTAAGCTGGGCTCACTGCGACAGCTCCAAACCAGGGCGATCCACATCTAG TGAAAGATGGgtgttgcactcgactcgggAGTATGCAGAGAGAATTATAGCCGAGACTGGACTAACAAAGCCCTCGCAGACAACGCTGACAAGAGTTGCAGAAGAACTCTTCCGAGAACTACAAAGCACGAGACTGGATATTCCCCAGCCTTTCTTCATGAAAGCTCATAGATG GCCTATTCATAGGGGCAGTGCTTTTCCATTGACTAGCGTAGCTGGAGAAGAGAAGTGTCTTTGGGATGGGACGAAGAAACTGGCCATCTGTGGAGATTTTTGTGTCAGTCCCAACGTCGAAGGAGCTATAATCAGCGGCTTGGCTGCAGCGTCAAGGTTCACTGAGACACTTAGCTGCCTATAG
- the LOC116192338 gene encoding uncharacterized protein LOC116192338 has product MASACVNNIGMSPENFPAPSYPTYGWLSPTRVSFTPDDDYSKSSAAAFRRQPPPPPPQQQEEDTNLAKPLQVDNPADANADPDPEPSCGDFEFCLEDPVAMLPADELFSDGKLVPLQVSVLKPAARAVASTEVNSLDLAERRRSSDMSAMDLYLSSPKAPRCSSRWRELLGLKKLSQNANAKAPAESTASRRNSTSSSSSNPKSFKNFLHRSSKASSFSDSNLNMPLLKDLDSDSVMISSRLSLSSSSSGGHEHEDLPRLSLDSDKPYSISLHKNPNVTNVPRMRLVKPRADNPKPAADNSTANRVGQSPVRRTPVESGGLTPRGVSVDSPRMNSSGKVIFQSLERSSSSPSSFNGGPRFMHRGMERSYSAGVRVTPVLNVPVSSLIGSSKSGSVFGFGPLFSSSPQKREANGNGTGSTRGHSHHHHHQHNGSRNNRTDHRT; this is encoded by the exons ATGGCCTCCGCCTGCGTCAACAACATCGGCATGTCGCCGGAAAACTTCCCCGCCCCATCCTACCCCACCTACGGCTGGCTCAGCCCCACCCGCGTCTCTTTCACCCCTGACGACGACTACTCCAAGTCCTCCGCCGCAGCATTCCGGAGGCAGCccccgccgccgccgcctcaGCAGCAGGAGGAGGACACCAACCTCGCCAAGCCACTTCAAGTAGATAATCCGGCGGATGCAAATGCGGATCCGGATCCGGAGCCGTCCTGCGGGGACTTCGAGTTCTGCCTCGAAGATCCGGTGGCAATGCTGCCCGCTGACGAGCTCTTCTCCGACGGGAAGCTCGTGCCGCTCCAGGTGTCAGTGCTGAAGCCCGCTGCTAGGGCCGTGGCCTCGACGGAGGTCAACTCACTGGACCTAGCGGAGCGGCGCCGGAGTAGCGACATGTCCGCCATGGATCTCTACCTCTCCTCTCCCAAAGCTCCGAGGTGTTCCAGCCGGTGGAGGGAGCTCCTAGGTCTGAAGAAGCTGTCTCAAAACGCAAATGCCAAGGCCCCCGCCGAGTCCACTGCGTCTCGTAGGAACTCGACGTCGTCTTCATCGTCGAACCCGAAATCCTTCAAGAATTTCCTCCACAGAAGCTCCAAGGCCTCGAGCTTCTCGGATTCCAACCTCAACATGCCCCTCCTCAAGGACTTGGATTCCGATTCCGTCATGATCTCCTCTCGCCTGTCGCTGTCCTCTTCGTCTTCCGGAGGCCACGAGCACGAAGATCTTCCCAGGCTCTCACTCGACTCCGACAAGCCGTACTCGATCTCTCTCCACAAGAACCCGAACGTCACCAATGTTCCCAGGATGAGACTAGTGAAGCCGAGAGCGGACAACCCCAAGCCGGCGGCAGACAACTCGACGGCGAATAGGGTCGGCCAGAGTCCGGTCAGGAGGACGCCGGTGGAATCCGGCGGTCTCACCCCTAGGGGAGTATCCGTGGACAGTCCCAGGATGAACTCTTCAG GCAAGGTAATATTCCAGAGCTTGGAGAGGAGCTCGAGCAGCCCGAGCAGCTTCAATGGCGGCCCGAGGTTCATGCACCGGGGCATGGAGAGGTCCTACTCGGCCGGGGTCCGGGTGACTCCGGTCCTCAACGTCCCCGTGAGTTCGCTCATCGGATCGTCCAAGTCGGGCTCCGTCTTCGGGTTCGGACCGCTCTTCTCTTCTTCGCCCCAGAAGCGGGAAGCCAACGGGAACGGAACCGGCAGCACCCGCGGCCAcagccaccaccaccaccaccagcACAACGGTAGCCGGAACAACCGGACGGATCATCGAACCTGA
- the LOC116214699 gene encoding uncharacterized protein LOC116214699 isoform X3: MVFHGSSASCPLIRETMEDGKELLFDHGAPCFTLSNATDVMSLVREWESRGLVAEWKVKFGSFDCLTNNFVDAEQEALKKRYVGVPGMNSICRSLCSEPGVECKFGVGVGKIEWLEKENLWRVMGLDGTNHGQFGGVLASDKNVVSSRFTNVTGRPPPLDLSPMPSLSVKVRDIPVSPCFALMLAFAEPLSSVPVKGFTFRNSKVLSWAHCDSSKPGRSTSSERWVLHSTREYAERIIAETGLTKPSQTTLTRVAEELFRELQSTRLDIPQPFFMKAHRWPIHRGSAFPLTSVAGEEKCLWDGTKKLAICGDFCVSPNVEGAIISGLAAASRFTETLSCL; encoded by the exons ATGGTGTTTCATGGCTCATCTGCGTCTTGTCCATTGATTAGAGAGACAATGGAAGACGGAAAGGAGCTCTTGTTCGATCATGGCGCTCCATGCTTCACCTTAAGCAATGCCACTGATGTAATGAGTCTAGTCCGCGAATGGGAATCCAGGGGTCTTGTTGCTGAGTGGAAAGTGAAATTTGGATCATTCGACTGCCTCACAAATAACTTTGTCGATGCAGAGCAG GAAGCATTGAAGAAAAGATATGTGGGTGTCCCTGGAATGAATTCTATATGTAGGTCACTCTGCAGTGAGCCAG GTGTGGAGTGCAAGTTCGGGGTTGGTGTTGGGAAGATTGAGTGGTTGGAGAAAGAAAACCTATGGAGAGTAATGGGCTTAGACGGAACAAATCACGGGCAGTTCGGGGGAGTGTTGGCATCGGACAAGAATGTAGTTTCTTCGAGGTTTACGAATGTAACAGGAAGACCTCCACCTTTAG ATTTAAGTCCGATGCCAAGTTTGTCAGTGAAGGTTCGAGATATTCCTGTTAGTCCATGCTTCGCCCTCATGCTAGCATTTGCAGAGCCCTTGTCCTCA GTACCAGTGAAGGGTTTCACATTCAGGAACTCCAAAGTTCTAAGCTGGGCTCACTGCGACAGCTCCAAACCAGGGCGATCCACATCTAG TGAAAGATGGgtgttgcactcgactcgggAGTATGCAGAGAGAATTATAGCCGAGACTGGACTAACAAAGCCCTCGCAGACAACGCTGACAAGAGTTGCAGAAGAACTCTTCCGAGAACTACAAAGCACGAGACTGGATATTCCCCAGCCTTTCTTCATGAAAGCTCATAGATG GCCTATTCATAGGGGCAGTGCTTTTCCATTGACTAGCGTAGCTGGAGAAGAGAAGTGTCTTTGGGATGGGACGAAGAAACTGGCCATCTGTGGAGATTTTTGTGTCAGTCCCAACGTCGAAGGAGCTATAATCAGCGGCTTGGCTGCAGCGTCAAGGTTCACTGAGACACTTAGCTGCCTATAG
- the LOC116214699 gene encoding uncharacterized protein LOC116214699 isoform X1 — protein sequence METSMSIAGVARKIAVVGSGISGAVCASTLARNGISVTVFESGRGPGGRMSQRRETMEDGKELLFDHGAPCFTLSNATDVMSLVREWESRGLVAEWKVKFGSFDCLTNNFVDAEQEALKKRYVGVPGMNSICRSLCSEPGVECKFGVGVGKIEWLEKENLWRVMGLDGTNHGQFGGVLASDKNVVSSRFTNVTGRPPPLDLSPMPSLSVKVRDIPVSPCFALMLAFAEPLSSVPVKGFTFRNSKVLSWAHCDSSKPGRSTSSERWVLHSTREYAERIIAETGLTKPSQTTLTRVAEELFRELQSTRLDIPQPFFMKAHRWPIHRGSAFPLTSVAGEEKCLWDGTKKLAICGDFCVSPNVEGAIISGLAAASRFTETLSCL from the exons ATGGAGACAAGCATGTCCATCGCCGGCGTTGCTAGGAAGATCGCCGTCGTCGGCAGTGGAA TATCAGGGGCGGTGTGTGCATCCACGCTCGCCAGGAATGGCATCTCCGTCACCGTCTTCGAGTCCGGCCGAGGCCCCGGCGGCCGGATGTCTCAAAGAAG AGAGACAATGGAAGACGGAAAGGAGCTCTTGTTCGATCATGGCGCTCCATGCTTCACCTTAAGCAATGCCACTGATGTAATGAGTCTAGTCCGCGAATGGGAATCCAGGGGTCTTGTTGCTGAGTGGAAAGTGAAATTTGGATCATTCGACTGCCTCACAAATAACTTTGTCGATGCAGAGCAG GAAGCATTGAAGAAAAGATATGTGGGTGTCCCTGGAATGAATTCTATATGTAGGTCACTCTGCAGTGAGCCAG GTGTGGAGTGCAAGTTCGGGGTTGGTGTTGGGAAGATTGAGTGGTTGGAGAAAGAAAACCTATGGAGAGTAATGGGCTTAGACGGAACAAATCACGGGCAGTTCGGGGGAGTGTTGGCATCGGACAAGAATGTAGTTTCTTCGAGGTTTACGAATGTAACAGGAAGACCTCCACCTTTAG ATTTAAGTCCGATGCCAAGTTTGTCAGTGAAGGTTCGAGATATTCCTGTTAGTCCATGCTTCGCCCTCATGCTAGCATTTGCAGAGCCCTTGTCCTCA GTACCAGTGAAGGGTTTCACATTCAGGAACTCCAAAGTTCTAAGCTGGGCTCACTGCGACAGCTCCAAACCAGGGCGATCCACATCTAG TGAAAGATGGgtgttgcactcgactcgggAGTATGCAGAGAGAATTATAGCCGAGACTGGACTAACAAAGCCCTCGCAGACAACGCTGACAAGAGTTGCAGAAGAACTCTTCCGAGAACTACAAAGCACGAGACTGGATATTCCCCAGCCTTTCTTCATGAAAGCTCATAGATG GCCTATTCATAGGGGCAGTGCTTTTCCATTGACTAGCGTAGCTGGAGAAGAGAAGTGTCTTTGGGATGGGACGAAGAAACTGGCCATCTGTGGAGATTTTTGTGTCAGTCCCAACGTCGAAGGAGCTATAATCAGCGGCTTGGCTGCAGCGTCAAGGTTCACTGAGACACTTAGCTGCCTATAG